In the genome of Polaribacter atrinae, one region contains:
- a CDS encoding beta-N-acetylhexosaminidase yields MKKQLVIIFLILGSLSHYGQIIPAPASMEFNKGNFELDATVGVTFKGLKKQESTRLTNYLVDKIVAETSVRIASKKKDSKNIILQILQKANKNLGEEGYLLTISETEIHITGNGYAGLFYGTQSLLQYVIHNNTQTPIQLPGLTISDKPNVKWRGMVMDVSRHFYNTKTIKELLDLMAFYKLNVFHWHLADNEGWRIKIKKYPKLTSVGGWRTETPGSIFYKQDSTYAKKLDGKPYKYGGFYTQKQVKEIVAYAQDRNITVVPEIDVPGHSGAALTAYPEFSCEKHVQESPNSTLWNGVVNPANVNLNYCAGQETTFEFLEDVFTEVMELFPSKYIHVGGDEVDKSYWKKCADCQQRLADNHLKDENELQSYFIKRMAKFLEKNDRKLIGWDEILEGGAPINATVMSWRGEKGGIEAAKLKQDVIMTPNNPLYFNRYQEDPKNEPLAVAYSINTLEKVYEYNLIPKELNKEEAQYIIGGQFAIWTEFISSVEYLEYTLLPRMPAFAENMWSVPKNKNYIDFKKRLNQGHYDYWKANGIRFHPKYYKKSVY; encoded by the coding sequence ATGAAAAAGCAACTAGTAATTATCTTTCTAATCTTAGGAAGTCTCTCTCATTATGGGCAAATTATTCCTGCGCCAGCATCTATGGAATTTAACAAAGGGAATTTTGAGTTAGATGCAACCGTAGGAGTCACTTTTAAAGGCTTAAAAAAGCAAGAAAGCACAAGGTTAACCAATTATTTGGTTGATAAAATAGTAGCAGAAACAAGTGTTCGCATCGCTTCGAAAAAGAAAGATTCAAAAAATATTATTTTACAAATACTACAGAAGGCTAATAAGAATTTAGGGGAGGAAGGATACCTTTTAACAATCTCTGAAACCGAAATACATATTACAGGAAATGGATATGCAGGCTTGTTTTACGGAACACAATCGCTTTTGCAATATGTAATTCACAACAATACACAAACGCCTATTCAATTACCAGGGTTAACAATAAGCGACAAACCAAATGTAAAATGGCGCGGAATGGTTATGGATGTCAGCAGACATTTTTACAATACAAAAACGATAAAAGAGCTGTTAGACTTAATGGCTTTTTATAAATTAAATGTGTTTCACTGGCATTTGGCAGACAATGAAGGGTGGCGTATAAAAATTAAAAAATATCCAAAATTAACGTCAGTTGGTGGTTGGAGAACCGAAACTCCGGGTAGTATTTTTTATAAGCAAGATAGTACCTATGCTAAAAAATTAGATGGTAAGCCATATAAATATGGCGGATTTTACACCCAAAAACAAGTCAAAGAAATTGTTGCGTACGCACAAGACAGAAATATAACGGTAGTTCCAGAAATAGATGTTCCTGGTCATTCGGGTGCGGCTTTAACAGCATATCCAGAATTTTCTTGTGAAAAACATGTACAAGAGTCTCCTAATTCTACGTTGTGGAATGGGGTTGTAAACCCAGCCAATGTCAACCTAAATTATTGTGCCGGTCAAGAAACTACATTTGAGTTTTTAGAGGATGTTTTTACTGAAGTGATGGAGTTATTTCCTTCAAAATACATACATGTTGGTGGTGATGAGGTTGATAAATCTTATTGGAAAAAATGTGCTGATTGTCAACAGCGATTAGCAGATAATCATTTGAAAGATGAAAACGAATTGCAAAGTTATTTTATAAAAAGGATGGCAAAATTTTTAGAAAAAAATGACCGTAAATTAATTGGTTGGGATGAAATTTTAGAAGGTGGAGCACCGATAAATGCAACCGTAATGTCTTGGCGAGGTGAAAAAGGCGGTATTGAAGCGGCAAAACTAAAGCAAGATGTAATTATGACACCTAATAATCCGTTATATTTTAATAGGTATCAAGAAGATCCTAAAAATGAACCACTTGCTGTGGCATATTCAATAAATACATTAGAAAAAGTATATGAATATAATTTAATTCCGAAAGAATTGAATAAAGAAGAAGCGCAGTATATTATTGGCGGACAGTTTGCTATTTGGACAGAATTTATTTCATCCGTAGAATATTTAGAATACACACTTTTACCTAGAATGCCTGCTTTTGCAGAAAATATGTGGTCTGTTCCTAAAAATAAAAATTACATCGATTTTAAGAAACGTTTAAATCAAGGTCACTATGATTATTGGAAAGCAAATGGCATTCGTTTTCATCCGAAGTATTATAAAAAATCGGTGTATTAA
- a CDS encoding glycoside hydrolase family 16 protein, which yields MKINFKLQFVQVCLGTFFFLLLASCSVNKNINNSENGIRYNLVFEDKFNGDAYNTKYWTSLPTQTSGAAWNRYVVKDPTLAEVKNGNLHMRARWNTKTDLPETGAIRSQDKFSFKYGKIEVKAKFNSAGQGGWPAIWLMPQNEIYKGWPNGGEIDIMERLNNDDFVHQVVHQTDGEAMKNSFATTAPINVDAYNTYGIIKLPNRIEFYVNDILTMVHESKGEFEKRWPFETDFYIILNHALADKGQSGIYYWPGKVTSTENLPYEMAIDYVKVWELVE from the coding sequence ATGAAAATAAATTTTAAATTACAGTTTGTACAAGTTTGCCTTGGAACCTTTTTTTTTCTTTTACTTGCCTCATGTTCGGTAAATAAAAATATAAACAATAGTGAAAATGGAATACGTTATAATTTAGTTTTCGAAGACAAGTTTAATGGAGATGCATATAACACTAAATATTGGACGAGTTTACCAACACAAACTAGTGGTGCTGCTTGGAATAGATATGTGGTAAAAGATCCTACATTGGCAGAGGTTAAAAACGGGAATTTACACATGAGGGCGCGTTGGAATACTAAAACCGATTTGCCAGAAACGGGTGCTATACGAAGCCAAGATAAATTCAGTTTTAAATACGGAAAAATTGAAGTGAAAGCAAAATTCAATTCCGCTGGACAAGGAGGTTGGCCAGCAATTTGGTTGATGCCACAAAATGAAATTTACAAAGGTTGGCCAAATGGTGGTGAAATTGATATTATGGAACGTCTAAATAATGATGATTTTGTGCATCAAGTAGTACATCAAACAGACGGTGAAGCCATGAAAAATTCTTTTGCAACAACAGCTCCTATAAATGTAGATGCTTACAATACGTATGGAATTATAAAATTACCAAACCGCATTGAATTTTATGTCAATGATATTTTAACAATGGTGCATGAATCTAAAGGAGAATTCGAAAAAAGATGGCCTTTTGAAACCGATTTCTACATTATTTTAAATCACGCACTTGCAGATAAAGGGCAATCAGGAATTTATTATTGGCCAGGGAAGGTTACTTCAACAGAAAACCTTCCTTATGAAATGGCAATAGATTACGTGAAGGTTTGGGAGCTTGTAGAATAA
- a CDS encoding sulfatase family protein — protein MKLFKHITFFVVALLTVGCKTEKSSKENTQKPNIIFIMSDDHAYQAISAYDDTLIQTPNIDRIAKEGMLFTNASVTNSICAPSRAVILTGKHSHINGKIDNLSKFDTTNVTFPQLLQKAGYQTAMFGKLHFGNNPKGFDEFKILPGQGAYYNPKFITQKGDTIINGYVTDITTDLTLDWMKNRRDPKKPFMLMYLHKAPHRAWLPSKKYFTEYTKKTFPLPATLFDDYKTRGTASKTAQMGIFKHMSLTNDNKLTSQTIKELRIKEWSNLGQSIDGMNPEQRAAWDAVYGPINEDFKKRYPTMNDSLLTVWKYQRYMQDYLGTIASVDDNVGHILDYLDDEKLADNTLVVYTSDQGFYLGEHGWFDKRFMYNESFKTPLLIKWPNQIKPGITEDEMVQNLDFAQTFLEIAGVDAPKEMQGESLVPLLTGKKETWDREAVYYHYYEYPAEHAVKRHYGVATKEFKLIHFYHDVNEWELYDSKKDPKEINNIINDPTYAEVVLEMKQKLKETRKKYKDSETLDNHYIELYNKK, from the coding sequence ATGAAATTATTTAAACATATTACCTTTTTTGTTGTAGCCCTTTTAACTGTAGGATGCAAAACTGAAAAATCATCAAAAGAAAACACACAAAAACCAAACATTATTTTCATCATGTCCGACGATCATGCGTATCAAGCTATAAGTGCTTATGATGATACTTTGATACAAACACCAAACATAGATCGTATTGCAAAAGAAGGAATGTTGTTTACAAATGCGAGTGTAACCAACTCTATTTGTGCACCTTCAAGAGCTGTAATATTAACAGGTAAACACAGTCATATCAACGGGAAAATAGATAACTTAAGTAAGTTTGATACTACTAATGTTACGTTTCCTCAATTGCTTCAAAAAGCAGGGTATCAAACTGCTATGTTTGGTAAGTTACACTTTGGTAATAATCCTAAAGGATTTGATGAATTTAAAATTTTACCAGGTCAAGGAGCGTATTACAATCCGAAATTTATCACACAAAAAGGAGATACCATTATTAACGGTTATGTAACAGATATTACAACCGATCTTACTTTAGATTGGATGAAAAATAGAAGAGATCCTAAAAAACCTTTTATGTTAATGTATTTGCACAAAGCACCACACAGAGCTTGGTTGCCGAGTAAAAAGTATTTTACGGAGTACACTAAAAAGACATTCCCTTTACCAGCAACGCTGTTTGATGATTATAAAACAAGAGGAACTGCGTCTAAAACTGCGCAAATGGGAATTTTTAAACACATGTCTTTAACCAATGATAACAAATTGACGTCACAAACTATTAAGGAGTTACGAATAAAAGAATGGAGTAATTTAGGACAAAGTATTGACGGAATGAATCCGGAGCAAAGAGCGGCTTGGGATGCTGTTTATGGACCTATAAATGAAGATTTTAAAAAGCGATATCCAACCATGAATGATTCTTTATTAACTGTTTGGAAATACCAACGTTACATGCAAGACTATTTAGGTACAATAGCTTCTGTTGATGATAATGTAGGACATATACTAGATTATTTGGATGATGAAAAACTTGCTGATAACACGTTGGTAGTGTATACTTCAGACCAAGGGTTTTATTTAGGGGAACATGGTTGGTTCGACAAACGTTTTATGTATAACGAGTCTTTTAAAACACCACTTCTAATTAAATGGCCTAATCAAATAAAACCAGGAATTACAGAAGATGAAATGGTACAGAATTTAGATTTTGCTCAAACTTTTCTTGAAATTGCCGGGGTTGATGCCCCAAAAGAGATGCAAGGGGAAAGTCTAGTGCCTTTATTAACAGGAAAAAAAGAAACTTGGGACAGAGAAGCTGTCTATTATCATTATTACGAATATCCTGCAGAGCATGCTGTTAAAAGACATTACGGTGTTGCAACGAAAGAATTTAAATTGATTCACTTTTACCATGATGTGAATGAATGGGAACTGTATGATAGTAAAAAGGATCCAAAAGAAATTAATAATATAATTAATGATCCTACTTATGCTGAAGTGGTTCTCGAAATGAAACAGAAATTAAAAGAAACAAGGAAAAAATATAAAGATTCAGAAACATTAGACAATCATTATATTGAATTATATAATAAAAAATAA
- a CDS encoding arylsulfatase, whose amino-acid sequence MKAFRILTTLIILISLVSCSSKKQSEEEKNQKPNIIYILADDLGYGDLGVYGQTKIETPNIDALAKGGMLFTQHYTGAPVCAPARASLLTGKHGGSVSIRGNDEWAERGDVWSYTAMLRDSTLEGQRPMPKNTTTISQLLKSANYKTGIVGKWGLGAPQTQSIPTEMGFDYFFGYNCQRQAHTYAPVHLYENDHRFHLKNDTIAPHEGTGNDGNPLDEKTYEKFYQPDYSPTLIFDKMMGFIEKNKKEPFFMYWASPIPHVPLQAPKKWVDYYVKKFGDEKPYYHKNKGSYFPARNPRATYAAMVSYLDENVGKLVTYLKKEGLYENTLIIFTSDNGPASPGDGGADSEWFNSSGIFKNNYGRVKGFTYEGGIRVPMIATWPAKIEAGSKSNHISAFYDVLPTFNEIANVKNDYESDGISFYNALTNENKQEAHEYLYWEFAGYKGQVAVRMGKWKMVWKNIKTGNKEVELYDLDIDIQEQNNVMEQHPELLEKFFEIIKKEHTTPENSSFIIEALETI is encoded by the coding sequence ATGAAAGCATTTCGCATTCTAACAACACTTATTATATTAATTTCATTAGTGAGTTGTTCATCAAAAAAACAATCCGAAGAAGAAAAAAATCAAAAACCAAACATCATTTATATTTTAGCAGATGATTTAGGTTATGGAGATTTAGGCGTTTATGGACAAACAAAAATTGAAACTCCAAATATTGATGCTTTGGCAAAAGGAGGCATGTTATTTACCCAACATTATACAGGAGCACCAGTTTGTGCGCCAGCAAGAGCTTCACTTTTAACTGGAAAACACGGTGGAAGCGTAAGTATTCGCGGAAATGACGAGTGGGCAGAAAGAGGAGATGTTTGGAGTTATACAGCTATGCTAAGAGATTCTACTTTAGAAGGTCAAAGGCCAATGCCTAAAAACACAACAACGATTTCCCAATTATTAAAATCAGCAAATTACAAAACAGGTATTGTTGGTAAATGGGGGTTAGGAGCGCCGCAAACACAATCTATTCCTACAGAAATGGGCTTCGACTACTTCTTCGGATACAATTGCCAAAGACAAGCACATACCTATGCACCAGTGCATTTATATGAAAATGACCATCGTTTTCACTTAAAGAATGACACGATTGCACCTCATGAAGGCACAGGGAATGATGGTAATCCATTAGATGAAAAAACATACGAGAAGTTTTATCAACCAGATTATAGTCCGACTTTAATTTTTGATAAAATGATGGGGTTTATTGAAAAAAACAAAAAAGAACCCTTCTTTATGTACTGGGCAAGCCCTATTCCGCATGTGCCCTTGCAAGCACCAAAAAAATGGGTAGACTATTATGTGAAAAAATTTGGAGATGAAAAACCTTATTATCACAAAAATAAAGGAAGTTATTTTCCGGCTAGAAACCCACGTGCAACCTATGCAGCAATGGTTTCTTATTTAGATGAAAACGTAGGGAAGTTGGTTACTTATTTAAAGAAAGAAGGCTTGTATGAGAATACTTTAATCATTTTTACATCAGACAATGGGCCTGCGAGTCCTGGTGATGGTGGGGCAGATTCTGAATGGTTTAACAGTAGCGGAATCTTCAAGAATAACTACGGAAGGGTAAAAGGTTTTACCTATGAAGGTGGAATTAGAGTACCGATGATTGCTACTTGGCCAGCTAAAATAGAAGCGGGCTCTAAAAGCAATCATATATCGGCATTTTATGATGTATTACCAACTTTTAATGAAATTGCAAACGTAAAAAACGATTATGAAAGTGATGGAATTAGTTTTTACAATGCACTTACAAATGAAAACAAACAAGAGGCACATGAGTATTTGTATTGGGAATTTGCAGGATATAAAGGACAAGTTGCCGTAAGAATGGGCAAGTGGAAAATGGTTTGGAAAAATATTAAAACAGGAAACAAGGAAGTAGAATTGTATGACCTAGATATTGATATTCAAGAACAAAATAATGTGATGGAGCAACATCCAGAATTGCTTGAAAAATTCTTTGAAATCATTAAAAAAGAACATACTACACCAGAAAATAGCTCTTTTATAATTGAAGCTTTAGAAACAATCTAA
- a CDS encoding DUF4982 domain-containing protein, producing the protein MKNLISTFYILFFTVSILAQNNVREVLTLEKNWKFTKGDLKNAQDISFDDSKWETVVVPHDWAIKGPFDKEIDKQMVAIVQNGEKVPTEKTGRTGALPYIGVGWYRNEFSLPNFNKDKKVILLFEGAMSEPEIFLNGKKIGSRNYGYSYFYFDITEHILANKKNTLAVKLTNKGLSSRWYPGAGLYRNVRIITKNKESIKQWGTFITTPIVTKELAKINVKTKVLGEGLTLVTKILDAQGSLITTNKTSSIYGNEFEQNIAVNNPNLWSPETPYLYTSISQVYKGTILKDEISTRFGIRSIKYEAEKGFSLNGEITKFKGVCLHHDLGPIGAAVNKSAIRRQLRILKDMGVNAIRSAHNMPSLEQLELSDEMGFLFLAESFDEWAKPKVENGYHRFFEEDAEKDIVNLVHATRNHPSIVMWSSGNEVPDQWGSDGAKRAKWLQDIFHREDPTRPVTVGMDQVKATMASGFGALLDIPGLNYRTHLYEEAYESFPQGLILGSETASTVSSRGIYKFPVIEAKMKQYDDFQSSSYDLEACSWSNIPDEDSVLQDDKPWVIGEFVWTGFDYLGETTPYDTKWPSRSSYFGINDLAGLPKDRYYLYRSRWNTKEETLHMLPHWNWEGREGEITPVFVYTSYDSAELFVNGKSMGIQKKNNSSPKNRYRLMWMDVKYEPGTIKVVAFDDEGKVASEKEIKTAGKPYKLILESDQKTLKANGKDLAFVTVSVVDKNGIPCPTATNQLKFKVKGDGMFRAASNGDATSLEMFHVPTMKLFSGKLVVLVQSDEEQGEIDLTVSGKGLKTAKINISTKKY; encoded by the coding sequence ATGAAAAATCTGATATCAACTTTCTATATTCTTTTTTTTACAGTTTCAATACTGGCGCAAAACAATGTAAGAGAGGTACTCACTTTAGAAAAAAACTGGAAATTCACCAAAGGTGATCTAAAAAATGCACAAGATATTTCTTTTGATGATTCTAAATGGGAAACGGTTGTTGTTCCGCATGATTGGGCAATTAAAGGTCCTTTTGATAAAGAAATAGACAAACAAATGGTTGCCATTGTTCAGAATGGAGAAAAAGTCCCTACCGAAAAAACTGGTAGAACAGGTGCGTTGCCATACATTGGTGTTGGTTGGTACAGAAATGAGTTTTCGTTGCCAAATTTCAACAAAGATAAAAAGGTAATACTATTATTTGAAGGTGCGATGAGTGAACCCGAAATTTTTCTGAATGGAAAAAAAATAGGAAGTCGGAACTATGGATACAGTTATTTCTACTTTGATATTACTGAGCATATTCTAGCAAATAAAAAAAACACATTAGCCGTTAAATTAACAAATAAAGGTTTGTCTTCACGCTGGTATCCTGGAGCTGGTTTGTACAGAAATGTTCGAATTATTACCAAGAATAAAGAAAGTATTAAGCAATGGGGGACGTTTATAACAACGCCTATAGTTACCAAAGAATTAGCGAAAATAAACGTAAAAACGAAAGTTTTAGGAGAAGGATTGACTCTTGTTACCAAAATTTTAGATGCACAAGGAAGTCTAATTACTACCAATAAAACTTCGTCCATTTATGGAAATGAATTTGAGCAAAATATAGCTGTCAACAATCCGAATTTATGGAGTCCGGAAACGCCTTATTTATACACTTCTATTTCTCAAGTATACAAAGGAACTATTCTAAAAGATGAAATTTCAACACGTTTCGGAATTAGATCCATCAAATACGAAGCAGAAAAAGGCTTCAGTTTAAACGGAGAGATTACAAAGTTTAAAGGAGTTTGTTTGCATCACGATTTGGGACCTATCGGAGCGGCTGTAAACAAATCTGCTATCCGAAGACAATTACGTATTTTAAAAGATATGGGCGTAAATGCCATTCGAAGCGCACACAATATGCCTTCTTTAGAACAACTAGAATTAAGTGATGAAATGGGATTCTTGTTTTTAGCGGAAAGTTTTGATGAATGGGCAAAACCAAAAGTAGAAAATGGGTACCATCGTTTTTTTGAAGAAGATGCAGAAAAAGATATTGTCAATTTGGTACATGCAACCAGAAACCACCCAAGTATTGTTATGTGGAGTTCTGGAAACGAGGTGCCAGATCAATGGGGAAGTGATGGCGCAAAACGAGCTAAATGGTTGCAAGATATTTTTCATAGAGAAGATCCAACAAGACCTGTAACTGTGGGGATGGATCAAGTAAAAGCTACCATGGCATCTGGTTTTGGGGCTTTATTAGATATTCCGGGTTTAAATTATCGTACACATTTATATGAAGAAGCGTACGAATCTTTTCCGCAAGGTTTAATTTTAGGTTCAGAAACAGCTTCTACAGTAAGTTCACGAGGAATTTATAAATTCCCAGTCATAGAAGCTAAAATGAAACAATATGACGATTTTCAGTCATCTTCTTACGATTTAGAAGCTTGCAGCTGGTCTAATATTCCTGATGAAGATTCTGTTTTACAAGATGATAAACCTTGGGTTATTGGTGAGTTTGTTTGGACAGGTTTCGATTATTTAGGAGAAACAACACCTTATGATACCAAATGGCCGTCTCGAAGTTCATACTTCGGAATTAACGATTTGGCAGGTTTACCAAAAGACCGCTATTATTTATATCGCAGTCGTTGGAATACAAAAGAAGAAACTTTACACATGTTGCCACATTGGAATTGGGAAGGACGAGAAGGAGAAATTACCCCCGTTTTTGTCTACACAAGTTATGACAGTGCAGAACTTTTTGTAAACGGAAAAAGTATGGGGATCCAGAAAAAGAATAATAGTTCTCCTAAAAATCGCTACCGTTTAATGTGGATGGACGTAAAATATGAACCAGGAACTATAAAAGTGGTTGCCTTTGATGATGAAGGAAAAGTTGCATCAGAAAAAGAAATAAAAACGGCTGGTAAACCCTACAAGCTAATTTTAGAATCAGACCAAAAAACATTAAAAGCTAACGGAAAAGATTTAGCTTTTGTTACGGTTTCTGTAGTTGATAAAAACGGAATTCCTTGTCCCACAGCAACCAATCAATTAAAATTTAAAGTAAAAGGAGATGGTATGTTTAGAGCAGCTAGTAATGGCGATGCTACTTCGCTAGAAATGTTTCATGTACCAACTATGAAATTGTTTAGCGGAAAATTAGTGGTTTTGGTACAATCTGATGAAGAACAAGGGGAAATAGATTTAACAGTTTCAGGTAAAGGTTTAAAAACAGCAAAAATAAATATAAGTACTAAAAAATACTAA
- a CDS encoding glycoside hydrolase family 27 protein → MYKKILLLSFIVLASCTVQNQSNDVDSSQKNKNQKTSKPQTPIMGWSSWNNFHVDINEEIIKAQADYMVSSGMADAGYSYVNIDDGFFGGRDEKGNLLVHPERFPNGMKVISDYIHSKGLKAGIYSDAGINTCASHWDRDTIGVGGGLLGHDRKDLKLMLKDWNYDFIKIDWCGGDWLGLDEETRYTQIANVIKEVKPNTVYNICRWEFPGTWALQIADSWRISGDISNEFHSILHIIDLNADLWRYASPGHVNDMDMLQVGRGMSFEEDKTHFSMWSMMCSPLLAGNDLRDMSQQTIDILTNKEIIALNQDPLVYQARRLVDHGDLEVWAKPLVSTMSGKVAVTLLNRSNKIANISFDLDQVGLDASKGYTFRDVWAKKDYDKTTTETWTFEVAPHGVVVLTIDGTSKPFNVFQNK, encoded by the coding sequence ATGTATAAAAAAATACTTCTATTATCGTTTATTGTATTAGCATCTTGTACAGTACAAAATCAGTCAAATGATGTTGATTCTTCACAGAAAAATAAAAATCAAAAAACGAGTAAACCACAAACTCCAATTATGGGTTGGTCTAGTTGGAATAATTTTCATGTAGATATTAATGAAGAAATTATTAAAGCACAAGCAGATTACATGGTGTCTTCTGGAATGGCAGACGCTGGTTATTCGTATGTGAATATTGATGATGGTTTTTTTGGAGGTAGAGATGAAAAAGGAAATTTATTAGTGCATCCAGAAAGGTTTCCAAACGGAATGAAAGTTATTTCAGACTATATCCACTCAAAAGGTTTAAAAGCCGGAATTTATTCTGATGCAGGGATTAATACCTGTGCATCTCATTGGGATAGGGATACGATTGGTGTTGGTGGAGGTCTTTTAGGACACGATAGAAAAGATTTAAAATTGATGTTAAAGGACTGGAATTACGATTTTATAAAAATAGATTGGTGTGGTGGAGACTGGTTAGGATTGGATGAAGAAACGAGATACACACAAATAGCAAATGTTATAAAAGAGGTAAAACCAAACACGGTTTACAATATTTGTAGATGGGAGTTTCCTGGTACATGGGCGCTTCAGATAGCTGATTCTTGGAGGATTTCTGGAGATATTAGCAATGAATTTCATTCTATTTTACACATTATCGATTTAAATGCAGATTTATGGAGATATGCTTCACCGGGTCATGTAAATGATATGGATATGTTACAAGTAGGTAGAGGAATGAGTTTTGAAGAAGACAAAACACATTTTAGCATGTGGTCTATGATGTGTTCTCCTTTGTTAGCTGGTAACGATTTAAGAGATATGAGCCAGCAAACGATTGATATTTTAACTAATAAAGAAATAATTGCATTAAATCAAGATCCGTTGGTTTACCAAGCAAGAAGGTTGGTAGATCATGGCGATTTAGAAGTTTGGGCAAAACCATTAGTATCTACGATGAGTGGTAAAGTAGCAGTAACTTTATTGAACAGGTCAAACAAAATAGCAAATATTTCTTTTGATTTAGATCAAGTAGGGTTAGATGCTTCAAAAGGGTATACTTTTAGAGATGTTTGGGCTAAAAAAGACTATGATAAAACAACAACAGAAACTTGGACCTTTGAAGTAGCTCCTCACGGAGTAGTAGTTTTAACAATAGATGGAACTTCAAAACCATTTAATGTGTTTCAGAATAAATAA